The genomic stretch GCCAATAACTTCCAGGTAGTCAAACAAATCGCCGGTGTTGGTGATGAGGGCGGCAATGGCTTTGCCTGTATCCAACACGCTGCCCCCGCCCAGGCCAATTACCAGATCACACCCGGCGGCGCGGGCTTGTTTTACACCGTCCAGAACCAACGTAGCGGTTGGCTCGCCGGATACGTTAAAGGTTAAGGCGGCTACGTTTTGTTGTTTGAGTTGGTCTAACAAGGGGGCGGCCCGCCGGGTAGTGCTTCCGACCACAACCAGGGCGCGCCGGCCCATCTCGGCGGCCCATGGGCCAATTTTTTGGAGCGTACCCGGGCCAAAAACGATATGGGTAGCCGTAGCAAATTCAAACTGCATGGCTACCACCCTTCATCGTCAGGATAAAGATTGGCGTACTTGATGCTGCGGCGCGGCGCGGCCATCATAGGCGCTACGGCATCGCGCCATTTTTGATAGTGAGCGGTTTCTTTGTGCCGGGCCGGGTCGTCCGGCGCGCGGTAAACTTCAACCAAAACAAAGCGAGCCGGATCATCTTGCTGCTGGATAACGTCAAAGCGGGCAATGCCGGGTTCCTCCACACTCCGGCGGGCGTTTTCCAGAGTAGCCTCCTTAAAAGCTTCCACCTGGTCCGGCTTAACATGGACAAATACGTGCACAATAAGCATGGTTTTACCTCCCCAAAAAAATGTGAATGATCAATGTTGCTTTCCGGGATTTGTTTTTATTATACCAGCATCATAAAAATGAAAGAAAATTACCCCTCGCGGCAGGGCCTGTCCGACATTTTAGGAGACCGGTGGGTGTGAATCTGTGCTATACACAGACGGTGTCCCCCCAATTCCCCCCTGTACCTTCCAAAAATTTTGGACGCACCCTGCGGCCAGGTAAAACATTATGTAACTTAAAATCAGGCGGGTTATTGATTCTATTGCCTACCTGTGATACAATGAAGTAGTGAATATTATGGAAAGTCTTATTGGGCGGGAGTGACCATAATGAAATCCAAACTATTGAGGCTATCCTTTTTTCTGGTCTTTTTGCTCTGGCCAGGATTCTTTAACGTTGCCCCGGCTCAAGCTGGAGACCCTGATGATACCATTGGGCCACCTAATCAAAATCATCTTGTTTGTATAGATAAAAACAGTCTTTTAATTGTAGATTTAGATAGTGATGCCTTTGAGGGATCTGAGACAATAGGCTTTTTTGACCCTGAGATTGAAGTTGACGTTAAACAACTTGAAAAGGACTGCGAAGCGGCTGAAGATTTTGAAAGGTTGTTCGACCCTAGTGCTGACTTTACCGTTGATTATTTTCGGCAGACTCGTATCGAAGGACATGTTTTTGAATTTCATCCAGATCCTAATGGGCCGGGCGGGTGGACGGCCGTTCGCTCCCGCGATGTCCCCGTTGTGGCCTCAGGCCCCGGGTTTGAAATATTCTGGGGTTCTGAAAAAGATGGATTTTATTTTTTTAACAACCTGGGAGAAGGCCCTGTCACCCTCAATTTACGATTACCTCCTGATGCTTATCCCATTAATCCAAATATTACGGTTATGTCAAGGGGCTTTGCTGAAACCTGGCCAAATATTGATCTTGGGTTTTATCGGGGCGACGTACCCCCTGATGATGTTGAAGAGTTGCGTCTGCCTGGCGACCATCCAATTAGCACATTGATCCCAGGTGATACAATATTGGACACGGACGAATACGGCAATATTTTAGGTATGCCCAACGTAGGTGGTGCTTTGTCGCCAGATAGGCCGGCGGTGATCATCATTTTGGCCGCTGTAATGTTGGTTATCTTGCCGGCGGCCGGCATCCTTAAGATCCGACGCAACCGCCCTGAAACGTAGTGCCCTACCCCGACAAATCAAAAACCGATGTCCATTCCGGCATCGGTTTTTTTGTTCATTCTCAAGCCGGCCGCCAGATTTCACCGGGCAATGGCCTCCAATCGTTTGACCGTAAGCCGGGAAGGCGTTGGCAGGTAGGCGTCCCAGCGGAGCACTTCGTCAAGTTGGTAGACCCCCCGCACCACTTCACGCGTGGTCGGGTCAATCTGGCGAATGGCTTCATCCAGGGCTTCAATAGCCTTGGCCTTGTTCAGAGCTTCGGCTACTTCGGCGGGCAGTTCAATGGCTTGCAGGTTGAGGCTGGATAAGACAATGCCCAACCCCCTGACCCGTTCGGCAACTAATTGACCCAATTGGCGTTCGATCCGGTCACGGATAGCAGGTTTGAATATATCTTTCACAGCGTAGTGGCCCACCAACTTGCGCAAACAAATATCAACGTTGCGGGCAATCGCCCTGTTGGCGTTAGATAAACCGCGCAAACGCTGGCTGACCTTCTCGGTAATGAGTTCAGGCGACAACGCATACACCCCGGACCAATTGACGTTGAGCAACAAGCCGTCGCTGGCGGCAATAGCGGTAGTTTGACCGGCCGCCAACTTGGCCTTAGTTTCAACCACAAAATCCATTTTTTCAAAAGGGCGAAGGACGTGCCGACCGGCCGGCAGCACCCGCTCAATAAAGCCGTCTCGATCAACGGTAATGCCCACGCTATCCTCCGGCACAATCTGCGTTTTTACCCGGCGAAACGCAGCCACGCCGATAGCCAGCAAAATCAGAAACGTTATGGCCAAAATGATTACGTACATCTCTTGCGCCTCCTTAACCTATTGTCTTGTGCGGGCGGCAGTCATTTCAGGTGTGACGGCGACCCCGAAAGTGTATCTTTTACACTATTTATTGTTAAAAAATAAATCAACAACTTAGTGTTAATTTCACACTAAATATACTCCTAAAAACCGTTTTTGTCAATAGCACACTAACAATTTTAAGGTTCATATAAACGTCCCGGATTTTTGCCACCAGTGGAACTCGCCATGCAGGATAGCGGTGGCGCGTAAATCAGCGGCTAAATGTACTTCATCAGCGGCGGCAATCAGCGCGCCGGTAGTCAAACGACCTTGTTGCGCAAGCAGGATTTGGGCTGTTTTTACAGCCTGGCGTTGTTCGTCTGCCGATACTCCGCCACCGGCCAGCCCCTCAATCCACAAACCGCGATAGGTGAGGGTGTCTACGGGTACCAGCGTGACATTTTTTAAATACGTGTTTACCCCATCACCCGCTTCAGGCGACCACAAGAACAATTTATATACCTGGCCGTCGGTAAGATAACCGGCCCGTTCAAATGTCCGCTGGCTGGCAATATTGTCAATCCGCACCACGGCCCGGGCCAGGTTGACTTGCCGCTGCCGCGCATCCTGCCAGGTGGCTTCAACCAACTTTTGCCCTATCTGCCGGCCCCTGCTGGCCGGTCTGACCGCCAACAAATCAACCTCCCAGCGGCGAACGTTATGCTGGCCCCTTGTTAGAAAAGCCGAAACAAAACCAACGATTTTTTTGTCTGCCGCGGCCACCCAAACGGTGGTGGTATCGCTTTTAAGATGCGCACGACAAAGGCCAAAATCAAGGGCTTCTCCCCATACCGCTTGCACCACGGCGGCAAGGCCATCTATATCCTTCAGCGTTGCCCGGCGAATTTTGCTCATTAGTTTCTCCAAAAATCCATGGCAAGGTTCATCATTCCTTTGGCTGCATTGTTATAATACATCGTTCCCTCCTTTTGTTCAATGACGATAGGATGTCGTTTGACCAATAATTCCCGTTACGAGTTAGTGGTCCTCCTCTAACTCCTCCCTCAGGGGGGGAAACCGGCCAACGTCCCCCTGCTGGGGGAAATTGAGGGGGGCTTTCTGCCAAACCGGGAATCGCTGATATGAACCCATCTCGTTTGCCAGGAGACAAGATCAACCCCTTTTCCTTAGATGTATTTTAGCCCTCAGGCACACAGGATGGTATAATGATTCTCGAAAATCGTTGTGCGATTCTGCAAACCTTAAAGAATGTCAAATCATACCCGTGCCGCAAAGGCGCCCCCTCAACCCGACTACTCCCGCAAGTGGCTGGCTATGGCCGCAGTGGCCACCGGCGTTTTTTTGGGCACCATTGACGGCAGCATCATCAATGTTTCTCTGCCCACCATGATGCAAGTGCTGCAAACAGATTTTCCCACCATTCAATGGGTTATTTTGGGGTATCTGCTCACCATCACCTGTTTGCTGCTCAGTATGGGCCGGCTGGCCGACATCCGGGGCAAAAAGAAAATCTATCTCCTGGGCTTTGTTATTTTTACGCTCAGTTCAATGCTGTGCGGCCTTGCGCCCGGCGCGGGTTGGCTGGTAGGCTTTCGCATTGTGCAGGCCATCGGCGCGGCAATGGTGACGGGGCTGGGGATGGGTATTGTCACCGCCGCCTTTCCCCCTCAAGAACGGGGCAAAGCCCTGGGCATTATGGGCACCATCGTCTCGGTGGGTATTGCCACCGGCCCGGCCTTGGGCGGCCTGTTGATTGGCACTATTGGCTGGCGGGCCATCTTTTTTGTCAACGTGCCGGTTGGCTTTATTGGCGTGTTAATGGTGCGGGCTTTTGTGCCTGAGGATGTACCATCCGGCCAACAACGATTTGATTTTGCCGGGGCGGGCACGCTATTTGTCAGCCTTTTAAGCCTATTGCTGGCGCTGACGCTGGGCCAACGGTTGGGGTTCACCGCGCCGGTTATCCTGGCCTTACTGGTCAATTTTGTTTTTTGCCTGGCTCTCTTTCTGTGGGTTGAAAGTAAAGTGGTCCAGCCCATTATCAATTTGACCATGTTTCGCAATCCGCTCTTTAGTTTTAGCCTCTTGACCGGCTTTATGACCTTCATTGCCCTGGGCGGGTCTTTTATTTTGCCCTTTTATCTGCAAAACGTATTAGGCTATGAGGCCATCCAGGTGGGCCTGCTTTTAACGGTACTGCCGCTGGCGTTGTCTATCACCTCACCCTTGAGCGGCGCGTTGTCTGATCGTTTTGGCACGCGAGGCCTGGCCACAACCGGGCTGTTAATTATTGCCTCCACCTTTTTGTTGCTAAGTACGCTGAAAACAGACACCTCTACTCTGGGCTATATTTTGCGCGTTGCGCCGCTGGGGATTGGGATGGGCATGTTTCAATCACCCAATAACAGCGCCATCATGGGCGCGGTGGGCAAGCAGCGGCTGGGGGTTGGCTCCGGCTTTCTGGCCATGACCCGCACCCTGGGCCAGACCGCCGGCGTGGCCGTGATTGGGACCATTTTTGCCGCCCGCGCCGCCATGTACGACGGGCAGGCCATTAGCGCCGAAATTGACGCCGTGAGCGCCCCGGCCCTGGTGCGGGGTCTGCACGATGCCGCCATTCTGGTGGGAATGATGATGTTTGTGGCCGCCGGCATTTCGGCGGTGGGGCTGTGGAAAAAGTGGGAACATAAACCCAAAAGAGAAAGCCAGGCCGCGTCGCAGGTGTCTTCATGATTTCTGTAAAAGCCAAAGCGGCATCAGAACAATATTCTGATCCCGCTTTGGAAAAAATTCCAAACGTTAATTAGGATGATGTTATGGCCTCCTTCTCATTTTCATTCATCTTTCGCCTTGCAGAACAAACCGCAACCCCCGGTTAAAGGCTTCCGGTTTATTACCCGAATGTCGCTCCCCCTCAATTATTCGTGTCTCCATTTTGAGTTCCTGGTAGCCACGTTCGTTCATAACCTCTATGAAGGCCTTGACCGGCGGAGCCAACTCCTCCAATTCACCGACGCTCAAGAACAGTTTGACCGGCAGGTTCTGATGCTGGGCAGCATACTCGGCTTCCTGCTTAAAGATAGCCCCGTTGCCAAAGGGCACGGCCGGGCTGGCCGATACGTATCCGCTAAATAGCTCCGGTTCGGCAAACAGGGCATACAAAGCAAACAGGCCGCCAAACGAACTGCCCATCAGCACTCTTTGAGAGGCGTCGGCCCGATAGTGTGTTTCAATCAGGGGCATCAACTCCTCCTTAAAAAAAGCCAGAAATTGGGCGGCATCGCCGGAACCCGGCAACGAGGCTTCCGCTGCCGGGGTGTAATCCATGGCTCTGAGCGCCTCGTAATTCGGATTGTCCCCGGAGTAGGTAATACCAACAATAATGATTTCAGGGATGAACTTGTCGTAATAAAGACCGCCGTAGATGGAATCAAGTAGCTTGAAGTCCCACTGCCCATCAAGCACGTAGAGCACGGGATACCGGCGCGCTTCATCCGGCGCGTATTCCTCCGGCAGGCGGATGTAAAGATCGTAGGTGCGGCCGGTGTTTGTAGATTTGAGAGTTCTGACCTCCGAGTTCGGAAGCGTCACCTGGGACAAGGCCGAATTGCTGGCCGCCGGTGTTGCTTGGGCGCACGCGCTGATAATCAATAAACAGCCCAACCCGCCAAGCGTAAATAGATAGGGTTGAAATGAAAACGTCATGGGATTGAATTCCTCCTTAATCATAAAAAGTGAATAGTAGATGGTGAAAAGTAAACATCTATTCTCAGTAGATCCAAAATGTTGTTTGGAGTGGGCATTTTAATGCCAAAAAAACGCACTAAAGTGCGGACTACCAGCCCAAATTTGGATCTACTGATTCTTTATTTTTGCAGTTTTAACGCCAGCCATAAGCAGAGGTAATAGTTCTTCGATGGCGGGGGCCAGGCTATTGTAGTACAGCATTAAACCACAATCACATTACTCGCAGCACCACCATTGTCATATCGTCGTGCTGTTTGGCCCCGCCCACAAAGGCGGTGACGGCGTTTTTCAATTGCAGAACCACCTCGGCAGCGGGCAGACCGTCGCAACCGGCCATAAATTGCTCTAATCGCTCAAATCCAAACATTTCGCGCCGGGGATTCATGGCCTCAACCACTCCGTCGCTGCACAGCAGAATAAGGTCGCCGGGTTGCAGGTCAAACTGGTAAGCGCGATATTTTACCTCGGCCAACACGCCCAGGGGTAAACCGCTTACGTCAATATATTGACAATCCCCCTGGCGGCGCAATAACGGCGAAATCAAACCGGCATTGCTGGCGCTAAAATTCAATCCCTGCCCCGGCTGGTGCTGGATAATGGTGTAAAGCAGGGCGGTATTCACGCCGCCTTTCAACTGGGCGTGGAGTAAGCGGTTCATCTCGGCCAGCAATTCGGGCGCGCGCAGATGGTGGGGCGATTTGGCCTGCAATGAGCTGACCGTCACCGCCATAAACAGGGCGGCAGACACGCCTTTGCCCGATACGTCGCCCACGGCAATGCCCACCCGCCGGTC from Anaerolineae bacterium encodes the following:
- a CDS encoding antibiotic biosynthesis monooxygenase; this translates as MLIVHVFVHVKPDQVEAFKEATLENARRSVEEPGIARFDVIQQQDDPARFVLVEVYRAPDDPARHKETAHYQKWRDAVAPMMAAPRRSIKYANLYPDDEGW
- a CDS encoding SPFH domain-containing protein, yielding MYVIILAITFLILLAIGVAAFRRVKTQIVPEDSVGITVDRDGFIERVLPAGRHVLRPFEKMDFVVETKAKLAAGQTTAIAASDGLLLNVNWSGVYALSPELITEKVSQRLRGLSNANRAIARNVDICLRKLVGHYAVKDIFKPAIRDRIERQLGQLVAERVRGLGIVLSSLNLQAIELPAEVAEALNKAKAIEALDEAIRQIDPTTREVVRGVYQLDEVLRWDAYLPTPSRLTVKRLEAIAR
- a CDS encoding GNAT family N-acetyltransferase encodes the protein MSKIRRATLKDIDGLAAVVQAVWGEALDFGLCRAHLKSDTTTVWVAAADKKIVGFVSAFLTRGQHNVRRWEVDLLAVRPASRGRQIGQKLVEATWQDARQRQVNLARAVVRIDNIASQRTFERAGYLTDGQVYKLFLWSPEAGDGVNTYLKNVTLVPVDTLTYRGLWIEGLAGGGVSADEQRQAVKTAQILLAQQGRLTTGALIAAADEVHLAADLRATAILHGEFHWWQKSGTFI
- a CDS encoding MFS transporter, which encodes MSNHTRAAKAPPQPDYSRKWLAMAAVATGVFLGTIDGSIINVSLPTMMQVLQTDFPTIQWVILGYLLTITCLLLSMGRLADIRGKKKIYLLGFVIFTLSSMLCGLAPGAGWLVGFRIVQAIGAAMVTGLGMGIVTAAFPPQERGKALGIMGTIVSVGIATGPALGGLLIGTIGWRAIFFVNVPVGFIGVLMVRAFVPEDVPSGQQRFDFAGAGTLFVSLLSLLLALTLGQRLGFTAPVILALLVNFVFCLALFLWVESKVVQPIINLTMFRNPLFSFSLLTGFMTFIALGGSFILPFYLQNVLGYEAIQVGLLLTVLPLALSITSPLSGALSDRFGTRGLATTGLLIIASTFLLLSTLKTDTSTLGYILRVAPLGIGMGMFQSPNNSAIMGAVGKQRLGVGSGFLAMTRTLGQTAGVAVIGTIFAARAAMYDGQAISAEIDAVSAPALVRGLHDAAILVGMMMFVAAGISAVGLWKKWEHKPKRESQAASQVSS
- a CDS encoding alpha/beta hydrolase, yielding MTFSFQPYLFTLGGLGCLLIISACAQATPAASNSALSQVTLPNSEVRTLKSTNTGRTYDLYIRLPEEYAPDEARRYPVLYVLDGQWDFKLLDSIYGGLYYDKFIPEIIIVGITYSGDNPNYEALRAMDYTPAAEASLPGSGDAAQFLAFFKEELMPLIETHYRADASQRVLMGSSFGGLFALYALFAEPELFSGYVSASPAVPFGNGAIFKQEAEYAAQHQNLPVKLFLSVGELEELAPPVKAFIEVMNERGYQELKMETRIIEGERHSGNKPEAFNRGLRFVLQGER